The sequence CAAGTTTTGTGAGGCGGAGGGCGCTCCAAGGGACATGGAAAGCAGTGAAGAGGGATAGGAGAAAAGGTTAAAGAAATGGAGGGGTAGCAATTGAAGCCGGGAATATGTGGCTCAAATCCGCAGGTTGAAGCTGCAGCGATTCCTTATCTCTCGCTCCCGTCTTCTTCTTGTTTCCCTTCTCGATTCTCAACTGTTATTATTGTTGGCCAAGTAAAAGAGGTGTGTGtgtagagacagagagagagatgggTGGCTCTGAGGCCGCGTCCGGCCCCAACACGGCCTGTGTCGCCTCCAGCGGCAGCCTCCGTGCGGCTTCCAGGGGGGAGGGCGACGATGGcgcggaggaggacgaggagggggAGGAGCCCCGGCGCCGCCCGATCTCCCCCTCCGCCGCCGCGGGGTTTGAGGCCGGGTTCGGCAACGAGAGGGAGGTCAGCCTCCGGGAATGGCTGGACCAGCCGGGGCGCGCGGTCGACCTCCTCCAGTGCCTCCATATCTTCCGGCAGATCGCCGACGCGGTGAGCGCGGCCCACGCCCAGGGCGTCGTCGTCGGCAACGTCCGCCCCTCCTGCTTCGTCATGTCCTCCCTCGACCGCGTCTCCTTCATCGAGTCAGCCTCCTGCTCTTCCTCCTCCGACTCCTCCGAGGACGGCGCCGGGTCGCCCGACGGGTTCGTGGAGCGGTGCGCCACGGGAACTCCGGAGAGCGCCTCCGAGATGCCGGCGGTCTCGGCGTGCTTGGAGGAGGCCAAGGAGCGTGGGGAGGGCGACGTGGGCGCGGGAGATCGGATGGCGTTCCCGCTGAAGAAGATCTTGCTGATGGAGTCCATCTGGTACACGAGCCCAGAAGAAGCCACCGGGCGATCGGGTACATTTGCGTCGGACATCTATCGATTAGGCGTTCTTCTCTTCGAGGTTGGCaaaaatcttctctctctctctctctctccccttcttcttcttcttcttcttcgtcttcttcttcttcggtttgaTAGTTAGTTGGGATGGGATTGTTTTTGTTCCCAGCTGTTCTGCACGTTCGACTCGCTGGAAGAGAAGCTTATAACCATGTCCAACTTGAGACACCGGGTTCTACCACCGCAGCTGCTGCTCAAGTGGCCTAAGGAAGCTTCCTTCTGTCTGTGGCTCTTGCACCCTCAACCGGATACCCGGCCGAAGATGAGGTGGGTCTCAAATCTTGATTTCGAGTTCCGTCCTCGCCGGAAGAATGGTTAAATGCTTGAGCGTATACcatctaaaatatatatattgatatatagaTCCCTAGGTTCATTGATGCAGCACGTTACTTCGTTTAGGTTTCTCGTGAAACCCTTCATGACTTTGTCTTTTTCTATTTTCTATATTTAAATGTGAACTCGGGAGGCTCATGTCTTCGTAGTTCATATGATAATACCTCAGGCAAGATTGTCACCAGCAAACAAGAACCTCACAAGACCGAGGAGCTTACCATTTGTTCTTTTTGCCTCGAGGCCTGCCTGATCAATAGGGATGGTAACTCAAAAAGGATTCCTGTCAAGAAAAATTTGTACAATAAGCTATTGTTTGGCTTTCCGAATTAGCAAAAATAATTATTGCGAGTATTATGCTTGTTGCTTGAAGAATGTTGAAGGCTTATAGACGCATTCTTTGCCTTGAGGCCTCTGCCCGATCAAGCTTGGTGAGATACAAAATTCTCGCGCCATTTATTCTTTTGCCTTGAGGCCTGCCTGATCAAGGATGGTGAAATAAAAGGATCCCTTTCAAGGGAAAATAGTGCAATAAGTTAGTGTTTCACATTCCAAATTAGCAAAATTTGTTATTCTGATTATTATGCTTTTTTGTTTGAAGAAAGATGAAGGCTTATGGACTCATTTTTTTGCCTAGAGGCCTGCCTGATCAAGCTTGGTGACGTAAAAGGATTCCTGTCAAGGGAAAATAGTACAATAAGTTATTCTTTCGTTCACTTttcaaattagaaaaaaaatggtATTATTATTTGTGATAAGTATGCTTTTTGTTTGAAGAATGTTGAAGCCATATGGATGCTACTAGAATCAAGGTTATGACAAACTTTTCTTAGTAGGATGAGTATTTTACCTGAAGAATCTAAATTTCTAAAGGTAAATAGTGAAAGATTTAGTTTTTCAGAACTACATGGCCTAACATGCGTGAGCCAAATTAAGAATAATAGACACATCTGGTTCTGGACATATCTAGCTCAAAAGATTATTGCAGATGTCAAGTTGATCTTTCATTATATTTACTTGTTGATGTGATTATTCAACGAGCCTAGGGTGGTTGAACGTGTTAAATTCCCATCCAGAGCTCTTTCGAAGAGCGACTGCCTTGTAAGCCTGATGAATAACTTCATTCTGACTTTAAGACTGGTTAGTGCTTTTCTAAATGAAAATATCATTTGGATTAGATGTATACACAAGTGTTTGTGCATTTATTGACGTCTCATTTTGCCTATATTTTTCCTGGTGGTCATTTTGTTAACGACCTTCTTGTTTTTTCATATAATACAGTGAGGTATTACATAGTGAGTTCCTTAATCAACCAAGGGATAGTCTGGAGGAGCGTGACGCAGCCATTAAGTTAAAAGAAGAGATTGAAGATCAGGAATTACTGCTGGATTTTCTTTTGCATTTGCagcaaagaaagaaggaaattgCTGATCGGTTGCATGATACCGTCTGTTTTCTCTCTGCTGATATCGAGGAGGTCCTACATCATCAGTCAATCCTCAAAAAGAAGTCATACCAAGAACTGGACAATGATGAGCACTCAGCTGTGGGAACATTGGATAAAGCCTCATTGCATCCCCTGATGGATGAGCACTCATACAGCTCTGGTTCTAGAAAACGCCTCAGACCTGAGCTTCAGAATTTTGTTCCTGAGGAGAATGTTGCTGAAGGTGCAAGATCAGAAACAGATCCGCAAATTCAGGAAAATGCATTATCAAAGAGCTCACGGTTGATGAAGAAC comes from Musa acuminata AAA Group cultivar baxijiao chromosome BXJ3-3, Cavendish_Baxijiao_AAA, whole genome shotgun sequence and encodes:
- the LOC103979711 gene encoding protein SPA1-RELATED 4-like isoform X1, which produces MGGSEAASGPNTACVASSGSLRAASRGEGDDGAEEDEEGEEPRRRPISPSAAAGFEAGFGNEREVSLREWLDQPGRAVDLLQCLHIFRQIADAVSAAHAQGVVVGNVRPSCFVMSSLDRVSFIESASCSSSSDSSEDGAGSPDGFVERCATGTPESASEMPAVSACLEEAKERGEGDVGAGDRMAFPLKKILLMESIWYTSPEEATGRSGTFASDIYRLGVLLFELFCTFDSLEEKLITMSNLRHRVLPPQLLLKWPKEASFCLWLLHPQPDTRPKMSEVLHSEFLNQPRDSLEERDAAIKLKEEIEDQELLLDFLLHLQQRKKEIADRLHDTVCFLSADIEEVLHHQSILKKKSYQELDNDEHSAVGTLDKASLHPLMDEHSYSSGSRKRLRPELQNFVPEENVAEGARSETDPQIQENALSKSSRLMKNFKKLEAAYFSARCRQMKPSGKSVTKFFQVTSSGRGSMIRTEGSSVDDKVYRRGNTGETKSEWINPFLDGLRKYLAFSKLKVRADLKHGDLLNSMNLVCSMGFDRDKEFFATAGVNKKIKVFECDTILNGDRDIHYPVTEMTNTSKISCICWNNYIKSHIASSDFEGVVQVWDATRSQVFAEMREHERRVWSVDFSLADPTKLASGSDDGAVKIWNINQAGSVCTVKTKANVCSVHFQPDSAYSLAIGSADHKIYCYDLRNLRIPSCTLADHMKTVSYVKYLDSSTIVSASTDSSLKLWDLSTSISRMIETPLQTFTGHINIKNFVGLSISDGYIATGSETNEFLLSWIRFLSIPKLFLCQCCHTNSALSTRYLARKLMTHHNSYLLCAGEARLPCCLLQVPAVTLNSWRWFKFSVHR
- the LOC103979711 gene encoding protein SPA1-RELATED 3-like isoform X3, translating into MGGSEAASGPNTACVASSGSLRAASRGEGDDGAEEDEEGEEPRRRPISPSAAAGFEAGFGNEREVSLREWLDQPGRAVDLLQCLHIFRQIADAVSAAHAQGVVVGNVRPSCFVMSSLDRVSFIESASCSSSSDSSEDGAGSPDGFVERCATGTPESASEMPAVSACLEEAKERGEGDVGAGDRMAFPLKKILLMESIWYTSPEEATGRSGTFASDIYRLGVLLFELFCTFDSLEEKLITMSNLRHRVLPPQLLLKWPKEASFCLWLLHPQPDTRPKMSEVLHSEFLNQPRDSLEERDAAIKLKEEIEDQELLLDFLLHLQQRKKEIADRLHDTVCFLSADIEEVLHHQSILKKKSYQELDNDEHSAVGTLDKASLHPLMDEHSYSSGSRKRLRPELQNFVPEENVAEGARSETDPQIQENALSKSSRLMKNFKKLEAAYFSARCRQMKPSGKSVTKFFQVTSSGRGSMIRTEGSSVDDKVYRRGNTGETKSEWINPFLDGLRKYLAFSKLKVRADLKHGDLLNSMNLVCSMGFDRDKEFFATAGVNKKIKVFECDTILNGDRDIHYPVTEMTNTSKISCICWNNYIKSHIASSDFEGVVQVWDATRSQVFAEMREHERRVWSVDFSLADPTKLASGSDDGAVKIWNINQAILFLHLVLEACVQSKPRQMCAPFTFNRILHILLQLVLLIIRSIVMICGT
- the LOC103979711 gene encoding protein SPA1-RELATED 4-like isoform X2, producing the protein MGGSEAASGPNTACVASSGSLRAASRGEGDDGAEEDEEGEEPRRRPISPSAAAGFEAGFGNEREVSLREWLDQPGRAVDLLQCLHIFRQIADAVSAAHAQGVVVGNVRPSCFVMSSLDRVSFIESASCSSSSDSSEDGAGSPDGFVERCATGTPESASEMPAVSACLEEAKERGEGDVGAGDRMAFPLKKILLMESIWYTSPEEATGRSGTFASDIYRLGVLLFELFCTFDSLEEKLITMSNLRHRVLPPQLLLKWPKEASFCLWLLHPQPDTRPKMSEVLHSEFLNQPRDSLEERDAAIKLKEEIEDQELLLDFLLHLQQRKKEIADRLHDTVCFLSADIEEVLHHQSILKKKSYQELDNDEHSAVGTLDKASLHPLMDEHSYSSGSRKRLRPELQNFVPEENVAEGARSETDPQIQENALSKSSRLMKNFKKLEAAYFSARCRQMKPSGKSVTKFFQVTSSGRGSMIRTEGSSVDDKVYRRGNTGETKSEWINPFLDGLRKYLAFSKLKVRADLKHGDLLNSMNLVCSMGFDRDKEFFATAGVNKKIKVFECDTILNGDRDIHYPVTEMTNTSKISCICWNNYIKSHIASSDFEGVVQVWDATRSQVFAEMREHERRVWSVDFSLADPTKLASGSDDGAVKIWNINQAGSVCTVKTKANVCSVHFQPDSAYSLAIGSADHKIYCYDLRNLRIPSCTLADHMKTVSYVKYLDSSTIVSASTDSSLKLWDLSTSISRMIETPLQTFTGHINIKNFVGLSISDGYIATGSETNEVFVYSKAFPMPVLSYKFSIIDPISGKEVDDTSQFISSVCWRGQTSMLLAASSSGNIKFLEMV